One region of Ignavibacteriales bacterium genomic DNA includes:
- the ccsA gene encoding cytochrome c biogenesis protein CcsA, with protein MYSTVKILNIILPILYATTFSVYLYDFLLGTKRLANAKRIFLFATLIFHTFYLLTRTIEFNHPPITNVFEIFTILAFSLSCSYFILELFTDVRGTGLFIIIFSILFQLISSVFIQDLTEVKEVLRNRLLGLHVISALLGYSGVTISAVYGLLYLILYKKIKLNKFGLIFERLPSLEIMEELSYYAAVIGFVLLSVAITIGIIWLPTAFPNFTYLDPKLVGTALIWLMYGIGIASKVVGKLKGKKVIVFSIVGFLIAIFSTILTNFLAKSFHSFY; from the coding sequence ATGTACTCAACAGTAAAAATATTAAACATTATTCTGCCAATTTTGTACGCCACTACCTTTTCGGTTTATTTATACGACTTCTTATTAGGCACAAAACGGTTAGCAAACGCAAAAAGAATTTTCCTTTTTGCAACTTTAATCTTTCATACATTCTATTTACTAACAAGAACAATCGAGTTTAACCACCCGCCAATTACAAATGTTTTTGAAATTTTTACTATTCTGGCTTTCTCTCTCAGTTGCTCATATTTTATACTCGAGTTATTTACAGATGTTCGGGGAACCGGTTTATTTATAATTATTTTTTCGATTCTTTTTCAGCTTATCTCTTCTGTATTTATTCAGGATTTAACCGAAGTTAAAGAAGTTTTGCGCAACAGGCTGCTTGGTTTGCATGTAATAAGCGCACTTCTGGGGTATTCCGGAGTTACTATTTCTGCCGTTTATGGATTGCTTTATCTAATCCTTTATAAAAAAATAAAATTAAATAAGTTTGGATTAATCTTTGAGCGGTTACCAAGTTTGGAGATTATGGAGGAGCTTAGTTACTACGCTGCGGTAATTGGGTTTGTTCTTCTTTCGGTTGCAATTACTATTGGAATTATCTGGCTACCAACTGCGTTCCCAAACTTTACTTATCTGGATCCAAAATTGGTTGGCACTGCTCTTATTTGGTTAATGTACGGTATAGGAATAGCGAGCAAAGTTGTGGGTAAATTAAAAGGAAAGAAAGTAATTGTTTTTTCTATAGTTGGATTTTTGATCGCAATTTTTTCCACCATTTTAACAAATTTTTTGGCAAAGAGTTTTCACTCGTTTTATTAA
- a CDS encoding response regulator, whose product MEEQSKPKLLVVEDDFENQKFLQIFLKRKFEVHICDSEETFYAKLNNEKFDIILMDISLRGKKDGLQLTRELRKLPDYKNLPIVGLSAHAFQKDKDNAYNAGVDVFLTKPVQNDVLMESLVKTLEEKSDVH is encoded by the coding sequence ATGGAAGAACAGTCAAAACCAAAATTGTTAGTTGTGGAAGACGACTTTGAGAATCAAAAATTTTTACAGATTTTCTTAAAACGTAAATTCGAAGTTCATATTTGTGACTCTGAAGAAACATTTTACGCGAAATTGAATAATGAAAAGTTTGATATTATTTTAATGGATATTTCCCTCCGTGGAAAAAAAGATGGCTTACAGCTTACACGCGAATTAAGGAAGCTTCCTGATTATAAAAACCTGCCTATCGTTGGACTTTCTGCTCATGCATTTCAAAAAGATAAAGATAATGCTTACAATGCCGGGGTTGATGTTTTTCTAACCAAACCAGTTCAGAATGATGTGCTGATGGAAAGTTTGGTGAAAACACTTGAAGAAAAATCGGATGTACATTAA